Part of the Toxotes jaculatrix isolate fToxJac2 chromosome 1, fToxJac2.pri, whole genome shotgun sequence genome, TTAGACCGTGTGCTTCTGATGCCGGTGAGTATTTTCAGAGCAAcaaactgtttcatttcaacatttaaTTTGGTGACTCTTGAGTAATGTATAGCTGTGATGTATTAATTTTTGTATCAGATTAGATTCCCAATGGCCTGCATTAAATGAAAATCTCACTTCATCCACAATGTGCAGCCCCAGAGCTCCAATACTGATCCAACATTACCATCTAGTGGACATGATCTAATGTGGTAAATATGCAGTGTTTCTGCagatgtttctgctgttttggtGTTGAACTCATGCAGCAAAATAATATTGAGTAAACTTTAACACATTTTGTAAAGATGAAATTTGGCAATACATTATTTATCATTGGACCAGTAAAGGAGTTCAAATGAGAATAGAAGAGGAAGTGAAGGTCAGAGCTCTGTGGAAAATCCCTCCTCAAGAGTCTAATCTTGTTAGGCTTGTTTGACTCTGTTGGGTTAAACATAATTGAAGACGAGTACCAACAAATCATAAACCCAAACACAGACCTAACTGACCTTAACGAGTGCGATTtgactcttcttctcttttcctttctttgcttttcttttttttacactgacaaaaattacatttacttttgTCTAAAATAAggttcattttaacatttacagtggGTTGGTCTTTAATCAGTTTATAACCAAAACACAGATGAGCTCATCACCTGCATCTTTAAAACTAATTGTACTTTGTCACAGTCTTAAATTTGGAATTTCATATTTTGGGAGCATTTTGAAGGCTATGTTCCTTTCCCTgtcaaaataaacattaaataaaattgtcTTCACAACTGAACTGAATATACAGAGTAGTGTGGAAACATGCATGCCTTACATCTTCATAAAATCATTgctaattttttatttgttttttttttaatcttggtAACTTTCAGACATGAGTAGAGTAACCCATGATGCCTTTCATCAAATCCTCTTAAGAGACAGACTGAGTAAAACCTTCTCTAAACTTGGACACGGCGGAGCTTCTAATACTAGATCCATAGTTTTGCTTTGTATTTAAGACCACATGTAGGTAGTCCTGCCTTGTGTGGTCTCTCTGACAGGTTGTAATGTGCATAATATTAAATGtaagaaataatttaattttccaCACAGTGGACAAAGACAGTCATCTGAAAAGGACTTTCAAATTTCTCTGAGTAAAATGTAATTCTAATTTTTGAATGAGATACATAGTAATGCACACTGTACAGAAGTGTAAAAGCCACTGACAAGTAATTAACACATAGCACTATAAGGAGTTCACCAAAATACAGAGGTGAGAAAGGGTTGCAGGTGGTTTGCATGCCTGGGATAAATCAGACAGGATGTGCAAAGTGTTCTCCACTCATTTTGTATGACATCAGTATACAGATGTATAGATACAGCATTGATAAACTTCTTAAGACAACTTTCACAAAAGAACCATCAGCGTAGAGGAAAGTCACAAATGAACCCTCAAAAGAAGATCTGGAGTTAAAGAGCAGATCTCTGCTTACATATACAGGTTCACTTGCCAAACTTATTACCCGGTCTTAAGTGATTACTGAACTTGACAGCAGTATCAAAGCTTCAGTTAATGTGATTAAGAAAACCGCTTCGCCAGGTAAAATCagcttgtgtcagtgtgtggtgcagTCAGCTGAAGGAATGGGTGTCATAGGATCACATATGCCGCTCTCATTTACATCCTTGTCCACACTAAGAATTGGAGCAacaaatttattatttattcaatCCTTAAATCCTCCTTAAACAGGCAGTGTCTTTCAAATCAGAATGGATATTTCAATCTTTTGTCATATACAGTATGAGGAACAATTTCTACCTATCCATTGTCCATTTTGCGATGCGGGTATATTGAGGTAAGGGTGCTGTTCTTGGGTAGCTGAGGATCTTAAAATATACTTGCACCCCGCTGCCAGTGTGGGAGGCAGGCAGAAGCATGCCAGGCTCAGTGCAAATAGATCCACAGATAAAGCCTGACAGAGCCACACAATTAGATCAAACACGGAAAAGTAACTGGGTTCTTTAAGGTCACAGCACCAAAGAAAGCAGCAAACAAAGCACTTTATTAAAAAGGATAAAGATATTATTTGATAAAGACTGTGCATTAACCTTATTCTGATTGGAAATGTTTccaatgaaaaataaagcaacaaaatGTTTATACCTATTTGCACAATTTCTATGTGAATATCAAAGACATAAGCAGAGATACAGCACAGCAGCATGTACATGTAATTATAGGTTGTTCAAATATAAGTTACAGACATCATTTTAGTGGACCTCCTCTTGTGTGCTGATCTTAGTCGCCTCTATTCACCTCTCAGGGATTTCAAGGTCACACTCTTAATACAGTGCCGACTTACCAATGAGAAATCAGCATGAAAGGAATCCCAAACTATACACCTGGGATTATTTAATAGACACTgagcagaaaacactgagcagtcTGTGCTAGCCGCAGGCACTGTATTCAGATatcaaaaaaaacataattactTAATGATCTTGTACAGTAGCATACTGTGAGGATGAATCAGTAGCAGCTACAGAATGTTACTGGGTGCTAAATAGTTACGGTTGTCCATCCATACTCTTGCCCAATAGGTTTGGATGCTGGAACTTTAGTAAAACAGCAACTAAACAGCAGCAACCAACAAGTGATGATCTATTCTCAAAAAGTTGTCGGACAGTTATGGCTAATTTGGACACACTGAGGGATCCTCTCAATCTGTACCTTCTATTGGATTTGTCTCCCTTGCCTTTCCACAGAGCTAAAGCAATCTAATTAAAAGAGATTGATATACCAATTCCAAATTAGCATGGCCTAGAGCGAGACCTAAGTCTcttagcttctttttttctgaacagaaaaacaacacagagactgATTAAGGACAGAAGTACACCTGGACATCAGCCACTGCCACTTAAGATAAATTCATGGACATGAAGCCATGTGTTTGTATAACAGCTTTAACTCTCGCTTTAAAAGTCTTTTAAGGTAAATCCCTATCAGGGTAAGAAAGGTAAAACTGTTAAtggtacaaaaaaatctgaagaagGCTGAGGAGTGTTCAGTTAACAGGATGAGCCAGGacaagtttgttttgttcttatcAGCattgctttgagctaaatgtgAATTTTACCATGCTGATgagctcacaatgacaatgctaacatgctgatgctaAGCAGGCATGTGCTCtgccatgttcaccatcttagtttagcatatgttagcatgctaatatttgaTCATTAGCACAAAATACAAAGTGCAGCCCAGGGTAATGGGAGTGTTCTCAGACCAAAGTACGGGATAAATCTAAACTTGAGCTTATCTCTAATAAACCTACACTAACCAAATTTAAATGGCAGACATTCAAAATTACTAACAACTAGCTGGTTGAGAAAGTGCTACATCAGCTAAAGAGCCACCTGTGTGTTTTAGCCTAGACCCACATTTAGCTGCAAACCTAATTAACTCAGAGAGGAAACCCCACCAACGTAATACCGCAGTAATCCCAGGGCCACACTAATCACCAGTCTCATAAGCAAACTTGAGCTCTGGGATTCCACATGGTTATAAAAAACACCTAAGAGCATGAGACGCCCATTTCAAGCCTCGTCACTCCATCGGGAAGTAGGTACCCAAAGGCTACAGGACTATGGACTGTTGAATTACAAGCCAGCCATGGGACAGACACAGCAAACAGAGAACAGTGATGAGATTGATGTCAAAGCACTTCAGGATATGTATAAAAAGTTTGTCATGGAGTGCCCGAGTGGACTACTTTTTCTGCATGAGTTCAAGCGTTTCTTTGGTGTGGACCCAACAGGAGAAGCGTCTGAATATGCGGAAAACATGTTTCGAGCGTTTGACAGAAATGGGGTGAGAGAGTAAAAGCTTTTACAGTCTAACTTACTGTACATCTTTaccaaaacatgaaaatatgaacCAGCTTTTCTCATCCAACCTGTTTTTCAGGACAATACGATTGATTTCCTCGAGTTTGTGGCAGCACTGAATCTTGTTTTCCGAGGAGACTTGGAGCATAAACTTCGCTGGTCATTCAAGGTGTATGACAAGGACAGCAATGGCTATGTGGACAGGGATGAACTACGGTCAATAATTGATGTAAGTCTATCTGAAAGTCAACTAAAACAAAATATCTTCGGGGTGTTGCGTTCAGCTAAAATAACAGGTTTGAAAAAGGAGATTCCCTTACAGTAAGATCCCCTTTTACAGAATGGTTCTCATTCTCCCATATTCATTGCCACCCTCTAAAGTGCCAAaagtacttttcttttttttagttcacAAACTAAAGAAGATGAAGActaaagaaaaaggaaaaacaagatGTGGATGTAGCCTATGGACAAGTGTTTTCCTTCAGAGGGATGCAATTATTTGCATGCACAAAGCACATTTATTTCAATGGATGGAGATAGAATCTTTTTACTGGTTGTGCTGAAGTGCTCAAATTATCTTGTTGACTTGGTATCAACTGAAGCTACACCATTATATCATCAACCTGGTAGTTAGTTACATCTCTGACAGCATAAATCCTCACtttaccatgtttttttttttcattgagaTAAAAACAGCAGACTAATATATGTGCAAGAAACAAGAAAcctatatttattttctgaataCTGGGTTACTACTGTGTATTTTAACTGTTAACATATGAATTTGCATCTTTTTGCTGatgaattatttttcatttaaagatGGTCAAAGATATTCTGGATTTATAGTTGAAAGAGAAACATAAAGCCAAAGTGAACATGATACTGTAATAAGAATTCTTAGATATCCAATACATAAATTCCATTATtggatatttgtgtttttgtgtgtcgtACATCATCACCAAGTGAAGCAGCTTATGCTAAAATGTGGTTCAtaacaacactgttgtgttaaCATGAAATACAACAAttccctttcttcttttgttttttccctctagAGCATCTATCGGATTAAGAAAGGTTCAAAGACAGACTTGAGCGATTCACAGCTTACAGTAGACGAGGCTGTGGATCGACTCTTACAGGCCGTCGACAGTGATGGAGATGGTAAGCATTTAGTCACATGTCATAATTTCAATGCAGTGGAAACACCTGGGAAGCAACAATTAGACCGAATATTCTGCTGTgtcagcagagaaaatgaatcctgccttgactttttttttgttccacagGTCAAATTAACATGGAAGAGTTCATTAGAGGCGCACAGCAGGACCCCTGGGTGCTCAACATGTTGAAGTTGGACATGAACCCTGCCAGATGGGTGctggagcagaggagaaagagcgCACACTTCTGAACCGTCAAAGTGCATAGGCCTTTCCCATGTGGACAAAATAATGTCTTCAAAATGTATTGAACACGCATCTTACAACGAAAATAGGGGTTATTTTAGATCCTTTGTCCACCTATGCAGTTTTATATGCACAGACAACAAAAGACACTTTTCAGAGCTGGCAATCTTTTGGCTTTTAGTAAAGGAACAATAGCAGCTGAAATCCCGGGAAGAACTGACAGAAGAAAAaccacatcaacacacagaaaaaatgtgTGATCACTACTTCTTCCTTTGTACACTTTATGCTCTATTTCAGCTGTTAAAACTATAATAATGGTTAAACGTCATTTTACTTTATTCTCATTTATCTTTGAATACTTTTCAAGCAACAAACTCCTGTAATTTTAAACAAGTGCATGTATAAATTGCTTGCTAACTCAAGTCACAGCCTTTTTAAATTATCAGTGTCAACATGTAAATAGTGACTGATTATAATGTATGCTTTTTTATTGTTATgtgattttattgtattatttttttttactgtttttaatttttgttttaagCACATGATAACATCATTAGGACATATTTATATCCTTATTGTGAGTTTTGAATTAAAGCCCATACTATTTTACCTGATTACTGGTGTGAAGGGCAGGAGTTTACACCTATGAATTCAAgttcactaaaaaaaataataaaatctttatgtcctgtttcacagctgcacaaatgtgtgttaatatttgtcttctttttccacTGAAATAGACCTGAAATGCATGCTCAGCTCTTTATAATAGTGTTTTACATCATGCTCCTATCTAGAACAACATGAGGTACAGGCACCATCTACTGAACCACCATCAGCCTACTTTCAGTCAGTGGCATGGCTCCCTTTTCTGAAATAGTCATACCCATAAACCCCCAGGACTTACTGAGTTGTTGAAGCTTTGCAGATTTA contains:
- the LOC121181138 gene encoding guanylyl cyclase-activating protein 2-like, with amino-acid sequence MILYSTMGQTQQTENSDEIDVKALQDMYKKFVMECPSGLLFLHEFKRFFGVDPTGEASEYAENMFRAFDRNGDNTIDFLEFVAALNLVFRGDLEHKLRWSFKVYDKDSNGYVDRDELRSIIDSIYRIKKGSKTDLSDSQLTVDEAVDRLLQAVDSDGDGQINMEEFIRGAQQDPWVLNMLKLDMNPARWVLEQRRKSAHF